In Cheilinus undulatus linkage group 16, ASM1832078v1, whole genome shotgun sequence, one DNA window encodes the following:
- the lratd2a gene encoding protein LRATD2a, whose protein sequence is MGNQMDRLSHLSYAEVPTVDPNGVDTEDGPRIGVSYIFSNDDDELEDGCAADGTPRNLNQEEKQYDQRDEVECAVYNREECIYEKSAKSASLEVYSPENLLNKCKAGDLVEFVATGQYPHWAVYVGDFQVVHLHRAEVKNSFLTDASQGRRCRIVNDFYRFKALGADMVVQNAMEQVGLKDRELSWRNSECFAAWCMFGRREFKMGGEIRIGKQPYRLKIFMSDKHSHVLEFQSLEDMIMEKRRNDYLGRTAVLQELAAHFSSVEPIKMCPVTLSSWSSQGVKLSHQHITNKW, encoded by the exons ATGGGGAACCAGATGGACAGGCTGTCACATTTAAGTTACGCAGAAGTTCCCACAGTGGACCCGAACGGTGTGGACACGGAGGACGGTCCACGGATCGGTGTGTCTTATATCTTTTCAAACGATGACGACGAGCTGGAGGACGGCTGCGCGGCGGATGGCACACCGAGAAACCTGAATCAGGAAGAGAAACAATACGATCAGCGCGACGAGGTGGAGTGCGCCGTCTACAACAGAGAGGAGTGCATTTACGAGAAGAGCGCCAAGAGTGCCAGCCTGGAGGTGTACTCTCCGGAGAATCTACTTAACAAATGCAAAGCTGGGGATCTGGTGGAGTTTGTGGCCACGGGGCAGTACCCACACTGGGCTGTTTATGTGGGGGATTTCCAGGTGGTGCACCTGCACAGAGCCGAGGTGAAGAACAGCTTTCTGACggatgcgagtcaaggcaggagGTGCAGGATTGTCAACGACTTTTACAGATTCAAAGCTCTGGGCGCGGACATGGTGGTGCAGAATGCCATGGAGCAGGTGGGCTTAAAGGACCGAGAGCTGAGCTGGAGGAACTCGGAGTGTTTTGCAGCCTGGTGCATGTTCGGCAGGAGGGAGTTCAAAATGGGCGGGGAGATCCGGATAGGCAAACAGCCGTACAGGTTGAAAATCTTCATGTCGGACAAACATTCGCACGTGCTGGAGTTCCAGAGTTTGGAGGATATGATcatggagaagaggaggaacGATTACCTGGGCAGGACAGCCGTGCTGCAGGAGCTGGCTGCACATTTCAGCAGCGTGGAACCGATAAAAA TGTGTCCTGTTACTTTATCCTCTTGGAGCTCACAGGGAGTCAAACTCTCACACCAGCACATCACAAACAAATGGTGA